In Primulina huaijiensis isolate GDHJ02 chromosome 4, ASM1229523v2, whole genome shotgun sequence, the DNA window CAACCAAGAGGGTGTCCTTTCTCCACCCGCATAATCAATGAGCCCTTATCGGCCCACTATAAGTCAGCAAACATAAAGGAGTATGACGGAAATTCGGACCCTGAAGAGCATTTGGCCCGTTTTGAGAATATGGTCATGTTACATTGTTATAGTGATGAGATCAAGTGCAAGACTTTCTTAACCACGTTGGTGGATTCAGCCCAACGATGGTTTGACAAGTTAGATTCCCGGAGTATACAAAATTTTGAGGACTTTAAAAGTGTCTTTTTAAATCACTTCAGCAATAGCAAAAGGTACaagaaatactatttttagtctGTTCGAAATCAAGCAGAACATGGATGAATCATTGAGGGCatacatctgaaaatttaataaaGCCGCATTGGAGGTACCTTCATGCGCCCCTGAGACCAAAACTACGACGTTCACACAGGGGCTCCTGGAAGGGGACTTCTTCCGGTCTCTGGTGAAAAAATTGCCAAAAGAGCAGAGAAATATATCAACATGGAAGAGGCTCAGAACAGAAGAGGGAGGCTATCAGAACAGAAAGAAGTGACCGACCGGGAAGGACGAAAGATCGGGGGAGCAGAAGGTTTTTCCGATTATACACCTCTAAGAAGGCCAAAGGACCAAGCAGTGCACCTTTGTGAAGAGAAGGCAACCAGCTCTCACTGACCTCCCCAGGGCCCAAGGCCAGCTTTAAAGTTATGTACATTCCACAGAGAATGTTTCCACGACACCAACGAGTGCAAACAATTGAGAAAAGATAATCCCCATCAGACCTCGTCGGGACCTGCATCATCCACCAGGGCCCCGAATTCCGAGCCCATGCTTGGAAATCACACCAGCCTACCCTCAATTGAAAGAGCCTGGGAAGAGAAGGTCTGGGAAAAATCTCCTACAATGTAGATATCTTCGCATGGTCCCCGAATTCCCAGCCCATGTAGCTGAGTACAAACTGAACATCCTCCAAGTTCCCGACAAGTGGTGCAAAAGAAAAGACCCTTCGGACCAAAGAAAGGCAAGATAATACCAAAGCAAGTAGAGGAGCTTCTGAAAGCTGGACAAGTCCGAGAAGTCCAATTTCCAACTTGGCTATCAAATGTGGTTCTAGTCCAAAAAAACCACAGGAAAGTGGAGAATATGCATGGATTTCATGGACCTGAACAAAGTGTATCTCAAAGACTGATACCGTTTGCGCCAGATTGATCAGCTAGTCGACTCCACCTCGAGTTATGAATTACTATGTTTTATGGATGCCTACCAAAGATTATCACCAAATCTCCTTGGCCTGGGAAGATCAAgacaatgttattttataaCCTCTGGtggtacattttgttatataGTGATGCCATTCGGTTTAAAGTATGCAGGGGCCACTTATCAACGGTTGATGGATAAAATTTTTGAGAAACAAGCCAGAACTAATGTTGAGGTGTACGTTGATAACATTTTGGTCAAATCTAAGGGGAAATCAAGCTTTATCTTAGATCTCGAAGAAACTTTCTCAACTCTCAGGAAGTATGTGGTCAAGTTGATCCATTAAAATGAACTTGTAGAGTCAAAAGTGGCAAGTTTCTAGGCTTCATAGTAACCGACAGGGGAATCGAAGTCAAACCGGAAAAGGTGAAGGCTATTTTTTGATATGGTTTCCTCTAAAATTATCAAGGATGTACATAAGCTAACGGGCAGAATTGCAGCTTTGTCCAGATTCATATCAAGAACAGCACATCGGAGTTATAATTTCTTTAAGATATTGAGGAATGCCCAAAGATTCGGATGGGATGATAAAACTGAGCAAGCCTTTCAAGACTTGAAGAATCATGAAGCTGAGTTGCCATCTTGGTTAAACCCAGGCTGAGAGAAAAGTTGTTGATCTATTTGTCTGCCACTGAATATGCCGTCAGCTTGGTCCTTATTCAAGAAGAAAGAACTGATCAGAATCCCGTGTATTATGCGAGCCATGCTCTTAGAGGTCCCGAGTTAAGGTATACTGAGCTGGAGaagatagctttgtcattgatCATAACCACAAGAAAATTGAGACCCTACTTCCTGTCTCATCCTATCATTGTCCTTACGAGTAGCTCACTAGGGAAAATC includes these proteins:
- the LOC140975034 gene encoding uncharacterized protein, with the translated sequence MPFGLKYAGATYQRLMDKIFEKQARTNVEVYVDNILVKSKGKSSFILDLEETFSTLRKLREKLLIYLSATEYAVSLVLIQEERTDQNPVYYASHALRGPELRYTELEKIALSLIITTRKLRPYFLSHPIIVLTSSSLGKIMNNPDILGRLVEWTIELWEYDITYQPRTAIKAQALSDFLIEMAQSGKEEVGRVFVDGAAYKEGSGVEVVLVSSTGEKIKYAVRLDFRASNNEAE